aaagctgagtgctgaagaactgatgcttttgaactgtggtattggagaagactcttgagagtcccttggactgaagggagatccaaccaatccattctaaaggagattggtcctgggtgttcactggaaggactgatgttgaagctgaaactccaatactttggccacctgatgccaagagctgactcagtggaaaagaccctgatgctgggaaagattgagggcaggaggagaaggggaagacaaaggatgagatggttggatggcatcactgactcaatggacatgggtttggggggactctgggagttggtgatggacagagaagcctggcgtgctgcggttcatggggtcacaaagagtcagacacgactgagcgactgaactgagctgacatcACATCTCTGCTACTCTAAATAGTGGCTCCTGCTCTCCGGCTCCTCGCCCCTCTCCGTGTGCTCTGAGAAAACGCAGCTGCTCGCCCATGGTCTTCCCTCCTGGCCCCGGTCCCTCCCCTCACCACCTTCTCTGTCATCTACTAGGGATGCTCCTGCCCCTCTGTGTTTCCGAAGGCTTACAACGTCACCCCAGGAATGTGGTATTCACATAGAAAACTCAATACTCCCAAATTAAActactttttttccctccaagtcACTCCCTCCCTTGCGTTCCTTGTGTACTACTGGCATCACCATCTTCAAAAGTTTGGTTTCATGTTTGATTCTATTTTCCTCCCCAAAACCCCATACAAGTTATTGTCAAGTCCCAATGGTTCCACTGTTGTAGTATCTCACAACCCAGCACTATGGTCCTCCTTCAAGTTTAGACCCTCTTAACCCTCATCTCGACGAGAAATAACACAGAGATCCTTTCCTTCCTGCAGTCTCACTTTCTACTGACTCCTCATCTTACACGTAATAGCGGACTAGAGTTAATTAAAACAGGTAAAACACGCCCACAAGCTTCATAAGAGCATTCAAAATCCTCTATGATCCGGCCCTAGTCTACCTGAAGCTTCCCCTACTGCTTCTTCACTCCAGAAAAATGAACTTCTATCCATTTCCTAGCTACATTATACTCCTTCCAGGACTGAAGATTTAATCCATACTGCTCTCTCTCTCAAGTTGCAGCCCTCCAAATTCACATGCCTAATCCTACCTATGTAGTCCCCTAATAAGACCACAGAGACCTTTAGGGACAGGCCATAGAGTAATTCACCTTGGAACCTTCTGTAGTAACTAGAACAGAGCATCATTCACGAAGAAGGGGCTaagtaaatacttgctgaatgaataaatgagtgaattcaTAGAAAATTATGAAGTCTGCAATAGAAATCTTTTATTTGTAAGGGCATAAGGCTACAGAATGTTACTTTTAGAAAAGTTAGTAAAGATAACAGTCATATCAATAACAATAGTTAAATGGAAAAGATTTATGTCACCACATGTCCTAATAAAAAGCTCTTATTTAAAGAACTGTAATGGTATCTGGAAAGAAATCCATTCCTACTCACCTGCTGCTGGAATCTCACCATATTCATCAACTGCTGAGCTCCAGGTGATaactttgaccccatggactccatgaTGGTTTGGACCCTCTCCAGGTCTATCCTTGAGCCTAGAGCGGGAGAGCCTGCTGAAGAAGGTGCCGAGACTGGCCTTACGAGTACCACAACTTTACTGATGAACACACAGTTCTTTTCACCAAAGGAGAGCAGCTATTATAACAAAGAAGTTCAGCaaaattaatagtaataaaaacaacCATTATTTAAGGTCATTTCTTATTAATACTGAAGAAAGAAGCATTCaagaatctaaaaattaaattcaacTAGATTTTTAAGTTGTCTCTAGAATAGTCAAAGCCAAGAAAAGATTCAAAAGAATAGGAAAATGTAAAAAGTCCTTTTTAAGTAAAAGATtacatataaatgttttatttaataatgcTTTTTTTTGTTTAAGGAATTAAAAGATAAACTGTATCAATCTGAGATCTTACCATCCTGAAACATGCTATATCATTTAATACAAAAGAAGACTGTCCAGGATCCCATGTAAAATGTTTGTGAAGTGCTAAATATAACTCagtattttagaattaaaacCATACGGAATATTAAGACAacctaaaattctgaaagaaataggaataccagaccacctaacctgcctcttgagaaatctgtatgcaggtcaggaagcaacagttagaactggacatggaacaacagactggttccaaataggaaaaggagtacgtcaaggctgtatattctcaccctgcttatttaacttctatgcagagtacatcatgagaaacactggaatggaagaagcacaagctggaatcaagattgccgggagaaatatcaataacctcagatatgcagatgacaccacccttatggcagaaagtgaagaggagctaaaaagcctcttgatgaaagtgaaagaggagagtgaaaaagttggcttaaagctcaacaaaatgaagatcatggcatctgatcccatcacttcatgggaaatagatggggaaacagtagaaacagtgtcagactttattttttggggattcaaaatcactgcagatggtgactgcagccatgaaattaaaagacgcttactccttggaagaaaagttatgaccaacctagatagtatattcaaaagcagagacattactttgccgactaaggtccgcctagtcaaggctatggtttttcctgtggtcatgtatggatgtgagagttggactgtgaagaaggctgagcgccaaagaattgatgcttttgaacctgtggtgttggagaagactcttgagagtcccttggactgcaaggagatccaaccagtccattctgaaggagatcaaccctgggatttctttggaaggaatgatgctaaagctgaagctccagtactttggccacctcatgcgaagagttgactcattggaaaagactctgatgctgggagggactgggggcaggaggagatggggacgacagaggatgagatggctggatggcatcacggactcgatggacgtgagtctgagtgaactccgggagttggtgatggacagggaggcctggcgtgctgcgattcatggggttgcaaagagtcggacacgactgagcaactgaactgaagagatctcAATAGTTTACACATGAAAAATGAGTTCATGGTGATTTTCTAATTTATCAATAGAGTAAATAAAGGTCAATCTTTGAGCCTAGTTCTTGTGGCTTCTGTCCCAGGAGCTATTCAGTGCTCTATGCTGCCTCATCTTGTACATGCTTCTAAACCAAGATGTTTCCTGTGTGCTGTAGGACTGCAAAGTAGCAAAGTGGAAAGCAAACAGGATCTAGAATCAGACAGACCTGAGTTCGGTGAGGGCTGTGCCTGAGTGACCCTGGGCAGATGCTAAACTTGAGCCAGGGGTAAAATCAGTTCACATGGTTGTTATAAGGATTGTGCATTAAAATGTTCAGTGTATATCACTGAGTGAGTGCTCACAGATACACGTCAGTAACTATCATTTAACTTTCATAAACTATTGAAGGTACTACTGGCCCAGAAGAGGCCTTCATACAAACCCAGAGATTTTCCTAAATGAAACTCTCTGCACTCCCTGGGGCTTCCACAGCAGTTACAAACCCCATTCATCTTCAGAGACAACAAACCCATACATCACACAAAGACAGGTGAATACAGACTCATGATCTAAAAACTTGGTGTGGCACCAAAGATGTGACTGTCATCAGCAAGTAAGTACCTCATGAAAGGTATACACCCACATGTCAACATGCATATTATGCTTTTCAACCCCCAAGCCTTTCTCACCAGTGAATGTTGTACCTATTTTGCACACTTAATCTACCTGTCTTGCCACTATAATATGAGCAACATTCCAGTTTATTTCATAACTGCCACTTCCTAAATGCCTAATACAGCAGCCAGTATCTATAAGCACTCTAATATgtgtaaagagcctcttgatgaaagtgaaaaaggagagtgaaaagttggcttaaagctcatcattaagaaaactaagatcatagcatccggtctcatcacttcatggcaaacagatggggaatcagtggaaacaatggctgactttatttttctgggctccaaaatcacagcagatggtgactgcagccataaaattaaaagacgcttactccttggaaggaaagttatgaccaacctagatagcatattacaaagcagagacactactttgccaacaaaggtctgtctagtcaaggctatggttttcccagtggtcatgtatggatgtgagaggtggactataaagaaagctgagtgccaaagaactgatgcttttgaactgtggtgttagagaagacacttgagagtcccttggactgtaaggagatccaaccattctaaaggagatcagtcctgggtgttcattggaaagactgatgttgaagctgaaattccaatactttggccacctgatgcaaagagctgactcatttgaaaagaccctgatgctgggaaagattgagggcagaaggaaaaggggatgacagaggatgagatggttggatggcctcaccgactcaatggacatgggtttgggtggactctgggagttggtgatggatagggaggcctagagtactgcagttcatagggtcgcaaagagtcagacacaactgagcgactgaactgaatatgtgttGGATGAATGCATCACTTTATTAAAATGACTTTAGAAGCCATTAGTGTATACACCTAAACAACATCTTGGGATAATTAGTTCTGTGCTCCTCTGTAAGTAATAATCAGCacagaattttaaagataaaaataatccaaGAATTTTCTTTAGTTCCCAATTATTATCCATAAAGTAGGTCCcaaaagatgaagaaacttgcccaaggttacttCTTTAGTCAGCAAGAGACTCACTTAATAGTCAAGGCTTATGATTTCCAGCTCAGTACCCTTCCTCTAGATCCAATGACAGCAGTAAAGCTTACCTTAATAAAATTTTTCATGCTGATGACACCAGTCTAAACTCCTTTAACTCTGTGATGCCCTTGTCTGAAATTTCTCTGTGTCCAACACTGCTATACTAACAAAAGTACATtgacatgaccacaggaaataaatgataaaattttagaaaagaatttctttttacatgtttactaagtatttttgaaataaaaccaGGGACCATGCAGGACTAACCACATTATCAATTTATggaaataaatatatctatatattaggAAAGCAACTGTAGTTTTACATTGGCTAAAATTTAGGAATGACTTACCTTTATTTTACAAGCATGTGTGGAAGACTccaattttagatattttttgtacaaagTAATCTTTTCATGTTcactaaaaatagaaaagaactgatttattaaaaatttcatacATTATCACTAAGAAGagttatacttaaaaataaaggTCTCGAGGACAATATTTTAATCCTCAGATTCAGTTTTCCTGGTGAGGTATGAACAGTAGAGACTTCCTACTGAATAGCACTAGATATGAAGACAACATCTGCCACTTACTAATTATAGGAGAAAATTAAATTAGACATCCAATGTATACTCATGTAGCACTGAGCATATTTTAAAGCTCAACAACATATTGTCATACACAATACACACAGTACATAAAACACCTCATACTTTGATTCATATTAAAGAAAGGTTAGAACAGAATATTCTTCATAAAAAATTGGGGAGAAAAAATCAAAAAGTCTAATAATGGGTTAAAACTTGGCAGTACAGAACAGTCTTGAGCTCATGCACTATTTGGTAACAGCATCCTACAAGAAAATGTTCAAAGTTCCAGGCTGAGTGACAAAGTGACTTTTGGAAAACAGATTCCTTGTGagttaaagaaaacaaatgagaaacttAGCAGAACCTCATTTTCATCAAACTTTTTCCCAAACTAGCTATGATCTTTTACCAACTTCTCTCTCTTCCATTAGCTCTCCATTTCCACATTCATACACACAATTAGGCTGATCCAGACTGTCTTTAAGATCCCTAAAGGTCTAAACTTCTAGGTCTGCTGgtatgtttttatcttttcttccctAGTCACCAATGTCAGAGAATCAACAAATACTGCaaaagctcaagaaaataaaacactacTTCAGAAGAACACTTCCACATGCATAAGGCACAAACCTGTTATCCAGAACATTACAAACATTCTTGCCCCTACTGGTTCCACAGTACTCCTCTCCTAAGTACACTTCCATATTTCTTGCTGAACTTAAAATGCCAATAGAAACGATTTCTTCACCTCCATGAGGGTCACATCTCAGGTAAAGGAAGCAGGGGTTTTCATCTTGGTTGTTCAGGTTCCTTTTCAAAATCACCTGATCCTggctgaaaagaaaatgaagactatTACGTGGTTTTATagtgcttccctcgtggctcagctggtaaagaatctgcctgcgaggcaggagacctagattcgatccttgggttgggaagatcccctggagaagggaatggcaacccactccaacatccttgccaggaaaatcccatggacaggggagcctggtgggctacagtacgtggagtgacaaagagtcggacactttgTCCGACATTGTCCAacattgagtgactaacacgcacacacagctctgaatattcattgaaaggactgatgctgaagctgaagcttcaatactttggccacctgatgtgaaaagctgattcattagaaaagaccctgatgatgggaaagattgaaggcagaaggttgagatggttgggtggcatcattgattcaatggacatgagtttgagcaagctccagtagaCAGTGATGGCAGGGAAGactggcctgctgcagcccatggagttgaaaagagtcggacacaactgagcgactgaatgacaaCATGCAGTATTATAGTCAGCTGTCATTAACAGAACACTGTCATTAACCCCTTAATGGGCCACAGGGGTTGACATGTTATCCAATTAATTGATATTTGCATTTGGAGTCCAAGCACCCTGCAAAGCACTGATCAAATAAATGCTCAATACATAAATCATGAGGAAATAATACTTTAGACTAGAGGGCTCTCCACTCTATTTCCCCCTGGACTTCTATCTACACTGTAAGCGACTTCCTGAAAACTGCCTGACCAGTTAATGAAGTGTACTTACTGGCTGGCCACTGTGAATTCAAAAACCGTTCAGaagtgggggggagggggttgtAGGCAGGTACAGAGTAAAGGGGAAAACTGTgccattttcaaaattaaactgACGGAAGATTTTTCCACATTTGGATTTTTTAAGGCCTATTTTAGCCcacgggcttcccagctggctcagcggtaaagcatCCTTTCCAAAGGCAGGAGACAACGGGATAcgcggttcgatccctgggtgggggaagatcccctgaaggaggagacggcaacccactccagtattctaaacTGGGCaatccctcggacagaggagcctggcgggctactgtccatagggtcgcgggtcgcaagagtcaagacacgactgaaggactttgcatgcatgcattggtAGACAGGTTTTTGTTTCAGTATAAGAGGCCGGTTCTGATCCCGACAAGGGGCCCCAGGAGCCGACGAGATGGACTCAAGGGGTGTGTGTGAAACGCTGTCTCCCGCTCAccggccccccgcccccaacatTCACACCCGAGTCCCCTCAGCTTTCCCGCGGACGCCCCTCTGTCCTCCCGCCACCCGGGCCCCGCCCTTTCGCCCTCGCCGCCCGCACAGCCCCGTCACCCGCTCGGCTCCGCTTCGGGCGCAGACCCTCTCCCCTCAGGGGCCCCGTCTCCCCTCGCGGCTCCCCCAGGAGCGCGACTCTGTCCCCGAGCACAACCCAGGCCCCGCCGGCCCAGCGCACCCCGAGGCGGGCGGCGCCAGCAGCTCCTCCCAGTCGGCGTCCCGGGCGCCGAGACCAGCCCGGGTGAGACGGAGACTCTGGGCCAAGGCTCCGCACGCGGCATCCCAGGAAGAGGCCAGGGTCAGGCGGCGGGTCAGCGACCCGTGTACGGTCTCGGTCTCCATTCGGCCACCCACGGACCGGGCCGGCTCCGGAACCTCTCTTTATAGCTCTTTAATTTGCGCCAGATCGAGGGAAGGTGAAGGAACAGGGCAACTTCCGGCTCGGCCCCCGGCAAACCTGAGAGCGGCCGCAGTTCCCCGTTGTCTGGAGACCAGCTACGGCAGACTCTCATACGCGCGCCGGCCGGATTTGGCAGCGGGGTTCAAAAGCACTGGGCCGCGGTGGGGTGGCTCGCGGGAAGCTCCAGATTAGAGCATGCGCCCTGACAGCACGTGGGCCACCCTCTGGGCTTTGCGCAGGCGCAGTGCGGTGGtcacgccccccgcccccgcccccgccccccagcctttACTTGACTTCAGGTTCTTTCACTCAGTCGTGGCCCATTCTTTGagacccagggactgcagcacgccaggcttccctgtccatcaccaactcccggagcttgctcaaactcatgtccatccagtcggtgataccatccaaccatctcatcctccgttgtccccttctgcttctgccttcaatctttcccaacatcagggtctttaccaatgagtcagttcctcacatcaggtgaccaaagtattggaacttcagcttcagtccttccaatgaatattcactactgatttcctttaggattgattggtttgatctccttgcagtccaagggactctcaagagtcttctccaataccacagttcaaaagcatcaattcttcagtgctcaactttctttagagtccaactctcatatccatagaggactattggaaaaaccatatctgactagacgaaactttgtcagcaaagtaatgtctctgcttttaatgtgctgtctaggttggtcatagcttttcttccaaagagcaaatgtcttttaatttcatggctgcattcaccacctgcagtcattttggagcccaagaaaataaagtctgtcactgtttccattgtttccccatctatttgccatgaagtgattgggaccagatggcatgatcttagtgttttgaatggagttctaagccagctttttcattctcttctctcaccttcatcaagaggctttttagttcctcttcactttttgccataagggtggtgtcatctgcatacctgaggttattgatatttctccctgcaatctcgattccagccagcatttcacttgatgtactctgcatataagttaaataagcagggtggcaatatacagccctgatgtactcctttccctctttggtaccagtccattgttccatgcccagttctaactgttgcttcttgacctgcacacagatttatcaggaggcaggtaagatggtctggtattcccatcttttaagaattttccacagtttgttgcgatccacacagtcaaaggatttagcatagtcaatgaagcagtagtaggtgtttttctggaattctcttgctttttctatgatccaatggat
The Budorcas taxicolor isolate Tak-1 chromosome 23, Takin1.1, whole genome shotgun sequence genome window above contains:
- the LOC128067933 gene encoding ATPase PAAT-like isoform X2, with the protein product METETVHGSLTRRLTLASSWDAACGALAQSLRLTRAGLGARDADWEELLAPPASGQDQVILKRNLNNQDENPCFLYLRCDPHGGEEIVSIGILSSARNMEVYLGEEYCGTSRGKNVCNVLDNSEHEKITLYKKYLKLESSTHACKIKLLSFGEKNCVFISKVVVLVRPVSAPSSAGSPALGSRIDLERVQTIMESMGSKLSPGAQQLMNMVRFQQQNCVAIGEQLQSILGNTGHKHVMGLQSSSTAGAFDKSSSTPFPFRTGLTSGNVTEDSETNTEESLQPAGGGSMSSLQECKIVPQSHSLLENDLKNAVSSFLSKKASDSSHIPNSELLPLLQNLCGQVSHLRVGPGTKWQDSITKPGGDTGCVIRATCLFLFGKDSF